In a single window of the Niabella ginsenosidivorans genome:
- a CDS encoding CBS domain-containing protein: MSKVSNILSRKGHAAISIPPSTTVYQALELMAEKNIGSLIVKNGDEYLGIITERDYSRKVILKGKHSSDTTVAEIMSTDLPRIAPEDSVEHCMELMSDKNIRYLPVFSNNQLAGVISISDVVKETILQQKETIDHLQDYIHGNG, from the coding sequence ATGTCAAAAGTATCTAACATTCTTTCCCGTAAAGGCCATGCTGCCATCAGCATTCCCCCTTCCACTACTGTATACCAGGCGCTGGAACTGATGGCTGAAAAGAATATAGGCTCCCTTATTGTAAAAAACGGGGACGAGTACCTGGGGATCATAACGGAACGTGATTATTCCCGGAAAGTGATCTTAAAAGGAAAGCATTCCTCAGATACAACAGTGGCTGAAATCATGTCTACCGACCTGCCCAGGATCGCTCCTGAAGATTCCGTGGAGCATTGCATGGAGCTCATGAGCGATAAGAACATCCGCTATTTGCCCGTATTCAGCAATAATCAACTGGCCGGCGTCATATCCATCAGCGATGTAGTGAAGGAAACCATCCTGCAGCAAAAGGAAACCATTGACCATTTACAGGATTATATACACGGCAACGGGTAG
- a CDS encoding Nramp family divalent metal transporter, with the protein MSKHHSELSLSEVHESVDTTASHKPKWRRILAFFGPAYLVSVGYMDPGNWATDLAGGSRFGYSLLWVLLMSNLMALLLQSLASRLGIVRHKDLAQANREAYPRGINFILYLLAEIAIAATDLAEVVGMAIGLQLLFGLPLMYGVLITVLDTFLLMLLQRFGMRRLEAFVIGLIFIIAMSFFIQLMVARPDIKEVATGFVPRLENDAALYIAIGIIGATVMPHNLYLHSALVQTRKFKNTGDGIKKALKYNFWDSAVALNMAFLVNAAILILAATVFFKTGRTDVAEIKQAYELLPGRLGSEITSKLFAVALIAAGQSSTVTGTLAGQIIMEGYLKLRINPLVRRLLTRLIAIIPAVLVIAFYGEGEINQLLILSQVVLSMQLGFAIIPLIHFVSDKKTMGQFAITTTTKVAAWLITAVLLYLNSKMVADEISAFFTADVSLFWKLIVITGTAGLIVLLGYTIYYPFSKRSKRASSSPVHPEPAQLDLSDGLRSHDVIAIAVDFGKNDSRLIAQALKQGSPATKFVLIHIVESVAARFNNKEIKDQESKTDKIYLDNYAKQIRQHGFKVVWELGYGSASREIPGIVKRLNASLLVMGAHGHKAIKDFIYGSTINNVRHNVKIPILIINNDEHPVSRSE; encoded by the coding sequence ATGAGTAAGCATCATTCTGAACTTTCATTAAGCGAGGTACATGAATCGGTAGATACCACAGCATCCCACAAACCTAAATGGAGGCGCATTCTGGCTTTTTTTGGGCCGGCCTATCTGGTAAGCGTGGGCTATATGGACCCTGGTAACTGGGCTACTGATCTGGCAGGCGGCAGCCGGTTTGGGTACAGCCTGTTGTGGGTGTTGCTGATGAGCAACCTGATGGCGCTGCTATTGCAAAGCCTGGCCTCAAGGCTTGGGATTGTACGGCATAAAGATCTTGCACAGGCCAACAGGGAAGCCTATCCCAGGGGGATCAATTTTATCTTATACCTGCTTGCAGAAATAGCGATTGCCGCAACGGACCTGGCCGAAGTAGTGGGAATGGCAATTGGTTTGCAATTGCTGTTTGGCCTGCCGCTGATGTATGGCGTGTTGATCACTGTTCTGGACACTTTTTTACTGATGCTCTTACAGCGCTTCGGGATGCGCAGGCTGGAAGCGTTTGTTATTGGCCTGATCTTTATCATTGCCATGTCCTTTTTTATACAGCTGATGGTGGCCCGGCCCGATATAAAGGAAGTGGCAACCGGGTTTGTACCCAGGCTGGAGAACGACGCAGCGCTTTATATTGCTATTGGTATCATCGGCGCTACGGTAATGCCGCACAATCTTTACCTGCACTCAGCGCTGGTGCAGACCCGCAAATTCAAAAACACCGGCGATGGAATAAAAAAGGCATTAAAATATAATTTCTGGGATAGCGCAGTAGCGCTGAACATGGCCTTCCTGGTGAATGCCGCTATCCTCATTCTGGCAGCAACCGTATTCTTTAAAACAGGAAGAACGGATGTGGCGGAAATAAAGCAGGCTTATGAATTGTTGCCGGGCCGCCTGGGCAGCGAGATCACATCCAAGCTTTTTGCAGTAGCCCTGATCGCCGCAGGCCAAAGCAGTACCGTAACCGGAACACTGGCAGGACAGATCATCATGGAAGGATACCTCAAACTGCGCATCAATCCGTTAGTGCGGCGCTTATTAACACGGCTGATCGCCATTATACCGGCCGTGCTGGTCATTGCGTTTTACGGAGAGGGCGAAATCAATCAACTCCTGATCTTAAGCCAGGTAGTTTTAAGCATGCAGTTAGGCTTTGCCATTATTCCGCTGATCCATTTTGTAAGCGATAAAAAAACCATGGGGCAATTTGCCATTACTACCACCACCAAAGTAGCGGCATGGCTGATAACCGCTGTCCTTCTCTATTTAAACAGCAAAATGGTAGCAGACGAGATCAGCGCTTTCTTTACAGCCGATGTTTCCCTGTTCTGGAAGTTGATCGTCATAACAGGTACAGCAGGCCTCATTGTGCTGCTGGGCTATACCATTTATTATCCCTTCAGCAAAAGAAGCAAACGGGCCAGCTCCTCTCCTGTTCACCCGGAGCCGGCACAGCTTGATCTTTCAGATGGTTTGCGCTCACATGACGTAATAGCTATTGCAGTGGATTTTGGGAAAAATGACAGCCGTTTAATTGCACAGGCATTAAAACAGGGCTCCCCCGCAACAAAATTTGTATTAATACATATAGTGGAAAGTGTGGCCGCGCGGTTTAATAACAAGGAAATAAAAGATCAGGAATCCAAAACCGACAAAATCTATCTTGATAATTATGCAAAACAAATAAGACAGCACGGTTTCAAGGTGGTTTGGGAGCTGGGCTATGGCAGCGCTTCGCGGGAAATACCCGGAATTGTAAAACGCCTGAATGCCAGCCTGCTGGTAATGGGCGCCCACGGGCACAAGGCCATTAAGGATTTTATTTATGGCAGCACTATTAATAATGTGCGGCATAATGTAAAGATCCCGATCCTGATCATCAATAACGATGAACATCCTGTAAGCAGGTCAGAATAA
- a CDS encoding JAB domain-containing protein, translating into MADPELVFAAALKANAVSIIISHNHPSSNFTLGTAGQYITQKIKSVASIGYYVVRSP; encoded by the coding sequence ATTGCGGATCCGGAATTAGTATTTGCGGCTGCTTTAAAGGCAAATGCTGTAAGCATCATTATATCTCACAATCATCCAAGTTCAAATTTTACGCTGGGCACAGCCGGTCAGTATATCACGCAAAAAATAAAATCTGTGGCGAGTATTGGATATTACGTTGTTAGATCACCTTGA
- a CDS encoding 23S rRNA (pseudouridine(1915)-N(3))-methyltransferase RlmH: MKIAFWAVGKHHEDYVKSGVEEFSGRIGNYFKLEWELIPVPKEAAQLQPKELKKKEAELILSKIAKEDYLVALEERGRQMTSEGLAAFLQHRANAGTRRIIFLIGGAFGLDETVHRRANTLWSLSQLVFPHQLVRLILAEQVYRACTILKNEKYHHS; the protein is encoded by the coding sequence ATGAAGATCGCATTCTGGGCGGTGGGCAAACACCATGAAGATTATGTAAAGAGTGGAGTAGAAGAATTTTCCGGCAGGATCGGGAATTATTTTAAGCTGGAATGGGAACTGATCCCTGTGCCTAAAGAAGCTGCGCAGCTGCAACCCAAAGAGCTTAAAAAGAAGGAGGCGGAGCTCATTCTTTCCAAAATTGCAAAAGAAGATTACCTGGTTGCCCTGGAAGAGCGGGGCCGGCAAATGACCTCAGAAGGACTGGCAGCTTTTTTACAGCACCGTGCCAATGCAGGCACCCGGAGGATCATTTTTTTAATTGGTGGTGCTTTTGGCCTGGATGAAACCGTTCACAGAAGGGCAAATACCTTATGGAGCTTATCGCAATTGGTATTTCCGCATCAGCTGGTAAGGCTCATCCTTGCAGAGCAGGTGTACCGTGCCTGCACTATCCTGAAAAATGAAAAATATCATCATTCTTAA
- a CDS encoding class I fructose-bisphosphate aldolase, with translation MNYSQIVKLLGKENESLFTHTCKTVSKDQLHLPNPAFVDEIFLPSNRNGQTLRSLQQIFNTGRLAGTGYLSVLPVDQGIEHSAGASFAANPEYFDPENIIRLAIEGGCNAVASTFGVLGAVSRKYAHKIPFLVKINHNELLTYPNKFDQVLFGRVEDAWNMGAAAVGATVYFGSEESTRQLTEIARAFDRAHELGMATVLWCYLRNSAFKKEGKDYHVSADLTGQAIHLGVTIQADIVKQKLPENNGGYLALNADGVSYGKFDKRMYSQLASDHPVDLCRYQVINSYMGRAGLINSGGASEGKKDLMEAVRTAVINKRAGGMGMISGRKAFQKSRKEGIALLNAIQDVYLEKKITIA, from the coding sequence ATGAATTATAGCCAGATCGTAAAATTGCTGGGTAAGGAAAACGAATCGCTTTTTACCCACACCTGCAAAACCGTTTCCAAAGACCAGTTACACCTCCCCAATCCTGCCTTTGTTGATGAAATATTTTTGCCTTCCAACAGGAACGGGCAAACACTAAGAAGCCTGCAGCAGATCTTTAATACAGGCCGGCTGGCAGGTACAGGGTATCTTTCTGTTCTCCCGGTTGACCAGGGCATAGAGCACAGTGCAGGCGCGTCCTTTGCCGCCAACCCGGAATACTTCGATCCCGAAAATATTATTCGGTTGGCCATAGAAGGGGGCTGTAATGCTGTTGCCAGCACTTTCGGAGTGCTGGGCGCCGTGTCGCGCAAGTATGCGCATAAGATTCCTTTTCTTGTAAAGATCAACCATAATGAGCTGCTTACATATCCCAATAAATTTGACCAGGTATTGTTCGGCAGGGTAGAAGACGCCTGGAATATGGGCGCTGCTGCAGTAGGAGCTACCGTATATTTTGGTTCTGAGGAAAGCACCCGGCAGCTTACAGAAATTGCCCGTGCATTTGATCGTGCGCATGAGTTGGGGATGGCTACTGTGCTGTGGTGTTACTTAAGGAACAGCGCCTTTAAAAAAGAGGGGAAAGATTATCATGTATCAGCCGATCTGACCGGTCAGGCAATCCATTTGGGCGTAACAATACAGGCAGATATTGTAAAGCAGAAATTACCGGAAAATAACGGAGGGTACCTTGCGCTGAATGCGGATGGGGTTTCTTACGGAAAATTTGACAAAAGGATGTACAGCCAGCTGGCATCAGATCATCCTGTTGACCTTTGCCGCTACCAGGTGATCAACAGCTATATGGGCCGTGCCGGTTTGATCAATTCGGGCGGCGCCTCTGAGGGAAAGAAAGACCTGATGGAAGCGGTACGCACTGCTGTGATCAATAAACGGGCAGGCGGCATGGGCATGATCTCCGGCAGGAAAGCATTTCAGAAATCAAGAAAAGAAGGGATTGCATTACTGAATGCCATACAGGATGTTTATTTAGAAAAGAAAATCACCATTGCGTAA
- the trxA gene encoding thioredoxin — MAKEFNDSNFQTEVLDSDKLTVVDFWAEWCGPCRAIGPVIEELSKEYEGKVNIGKVNVDVNPQVSMNYGITSIPAILFIKGGQVVDKLVGAQPKGNFVKKIESHLN; from the coding sequence ATGGCAAAAGAATTTAATGATTCCAATTTTCAAACAGAGGTTTTAGACTCTGATAAGCTGACCGTAGTTGACTTCTGGGCGGAGTGGTGTGGTCCCTGCCGTGCCATCGGTCCGGTTATTGAGGAGCTTTCAAAAGAATATGAAGGAAAAGTGAATATAGGTAAAGTGAACGTAGATGTGAATCCTCAGGTTTCTATGAACTATGGTATTACTTCCATTCCCGCCATCCTTTTTATAAAAGGCGGCCAGGTGGTAGATAAGCTGGTAGGAGCTCAGCCCAAGGGCAACTTTGTAAAGAAAATTGAATCGCATTTAAACTAA
- a CDS encoding metal-dependent transcriptional regulator produces MELKISPAEENYIKAVYHLQQNEQPVNTTGLSDLLNTAPASVTDMLKKLKQKKLVSYKAYYGCTLTESGRKQALAIIRRHRLWEYFLSKKLGFNWDEVHAIAEELEHVGSTKLINKLDAFLGFPRFDPHGDPIPDEKGNIIKMENKMLTTVALHTPCIVTQIGLQSNAVLEMLDEKNIKIGTVLEIKKRFPFDQSLEIRTGHKHITQISKELSQNILVKDYE; encoded by the coding sequence ATGGAATTAAAAATATCCCCCGCCGAGGAGAATTATATAAAGGCCGTTTATCACTTACAGCAAAATGAGCAGCCGGTGAATACCACCGGCCTGTCGGATCTGCTCAACACGGCCCCGGCTTCGGTTACAGATATGCTCAAAAAGCTAAAGCAAAAAAAACTGGTCAGCTACAAGGCCTATTATGGCTGCACCCTTACTGAAAGCGGGAGGAAACAGGCTCTGGCCATCATCCGCAGGCACCGGTTATGGGAATATTTTCTTTCCAAAAAACTGGGTTTTAACTGGGATGAAGTGCACGCAATTGCCGAAGAGCTGGAGCATGTAGGCAGTACAAAGCTGATCAACAAGCTGGATGCTTTCCTGGGGTTCCCAAGGTTTGATCCTCATGGTGACCCCATTCCTGATGAAAAAGGCAACATCATAAAAATGGAGAACAAAATGCTTACAACCGTAGCCTTACATACGCCCTGTATTGTAACGCAGATAGGGCTTCAGTCGAACGCCGTGCTGGAAATGCTGGATGAAAAAAATATTAAAATAGGTACCGTACTCGAAATAAAAAAACGTTTTCCCTTTGACCAGTCTCTTGAAATAAGAACAGGACATAAGCATATCACCCAAATTTCAAAAGAATTATCCCAAAATATTTTAGTAAAAGATTATGAGTAA
- a CDS encoding rhomboid family intramembrane serine protease translates to MEITVTLIITIITVAVSLWGFSNAKVIDELIFFGPAISKRHQYYRFLTHGLIHADLMHLAFNMLAFYSFGRLLEYFFYNPVIFGAEGTLYYIILYIGGLIISSIPDYFKHKDDYQFRSLGASGAVSSVIFASIILYPTMPIRFFFIPVDIPGWIFGGIYLLISAYLDRQGGGRINHGAHLWGAVFGIIFVVVFVSLKGQINVFQNFIGQIRR, encoded by the coding sequence ATGGAAATAACCGTTACACTCATCATTACCATTATTACCGTAGCCGTTTCTTTATGGGGGTTCAGTAATGCCAAAGTTATTGACGAACTGATCTTTTTTGGGCCAGCTATTTCAAAAAGACATCAATACTACCGTTTTCTGACGCATGGCCTGATCCATGCCGACCTGATGCACCTGGCCTTTAACATGCTTGCTTTTTATTCGTTTGGCCGTCTCCTGGAATATTTTTTTTACAACCCTGTTATTTTTGGTGCTGAAGGCACGCTTTACTATATCATTCTTTATATCGGGGGATTGATCATATCAAGCATCCCGGATTATTTTAAGCATAAGGATGATTACCAGTTCCGCAGCCTGGGCGCTTCCGGTGCCGTATCTTCGGTCATCTTTGCCAGCATTATTCTGTATCCTACCATGCCCATCCGTTTTTTCTTTATTCCCGTAGATATTCCGGGATGGATCTTTGGCGGCATCTATTTATTGATCTCCGCTTACCTCGACCGGCAGGGTGGTGGCCGTATCAATCATGGTGCGCATTTGTGGGGTGCCGTGTTCGGGATCATATTTGTAGTCGTATTTGTGTCGCTTAAAGGACAGATCAATGTGTTTCAAAACTTCATCGGACAAATCAGGCGTTAA
- the mqnE gene encoding aminofutalosine synthase MqnE produces MAIVMNEAILPKDPDLKHIAKKVYAGGRITDDECLILFEKGSLGFTGALANYVREKLHGDITYFNRNFHIEPTNACIYTCNFCSYSRVYAHRDEAWELGLEQMLDIVKKYDNEPVTEVHIVGGVHPKMNLEFFAELLRKIKAHRPDLHIKGFTAVELDYMFRKAKKTVEEGMQYLKNAGLESMPGGGAEIFAPEIRKQICPDKVDADGWLKIHETAHNLGMHTNATMLYGHIESFADRVDHMRRLRELQDKTGGFNTFIPLKFRNKDNDMSHVPESTLIEDMRLYAIARIYMDNFPHLKAYWPMLGRQNAQLALSFGVNDLDGTIDDTTKIYSMAGAEEQTPSMTTEDLVVLIKQAKRRPVERGTLYNIIKDYSEAEPEYS; encoded by the coding sequence ATGGCAATCGTGATGAATGAAGCAATTCTTCCAAAAGATCCTGATCTTAAACATATAGCAAAAAAAGTGTACGCAGGCGGGCGTATTACTGATGATGAATGTTTGATCCTGTTTGAAAAGGGCAGCCTTGGTTTTACAGGCGCTCTTGCCAATTATGTACGTGAAAAACTGCATGGCGATATTACCTATTTTAACCGCAACTTCCACATTGAGCCTACCAATGCCTGTATCTATACCTGTAACTTTTGCAGCTACAGCCGCGTATACGCGCACCGGGATGAAGCCTGGGAACTGGGCCTGGAACAGATGCTGGATATTGTAAAAAAATACGACAATGAGCCGGTTACCGAGGTGCATATTGTAGGCGGTGTGCACCCGAAAATGAACCTTGAATTTTTTGCGGAGTTGTTGAGAAAAATTAAAGCGCACCGCCCCGATCTGCATATAAAAGGATTTACCGCGGTAGAGCTGGACTATATGTTCCGCAAGGCAAAAAAAACGGTTGAGGAAGGCATGCAATACCTGAAAAATGCGGGCCTTGAAAGTATGCCCGGCGGAGGTGCCGAGATCTTTGCGCCGGAGATCCGCAAACAGATCTGCCCGGATAAGGTAGATGCCGATGGCTGGCTGAAGATTCATGAAACCGCGCATAACCTGGGTATGCATACGAATGCCACCATGCTGTACGGACATATTGAAAGCTTTGCAGACCGGGTGGATCATATGCGCCGGTTACGGGAATTGCAGGATAAAACAGGGGGCTTTAACACCTTTATCCCGCTGAAATTCCGTAATAAAGACAATGACATGAGCCATGTGCCTGAATCTACTTTAATTGAAGATATGCGCCTTTATGCCATTGCACGCATCTATATGGACAATTTCCCTCACCTGAAGGCCTACTGGCCCATGCTGGGCCGGCAGAATGCCCAGCTGGCGCTATCCTTTGGTGTAAATGACCTGGACGGCACTATTGATGATACCACAAAGATCTATTCTATGGCGGGAGCAGAAGAGCAAACCCCTTCCATGACAACGGAGGACCTGGTTGTGCTGATCAAACAGGCTAAGCGCCGGCCGGTAGAAAGAGGCACTCTGTACAATATCATTAAAGATTATAGTGAAGCGGAGCCGGAATATAGTTAA
- a CDS encoding HAD family hydrolase, producing MSQKITAIFTDIGGVLLTNGWDRKARAEAVEKFKLNAAELEDRHHLTFDTYESGKLLLDEYLDRIVFYEPRSFSKETFKQFMYNYSQPYEDMIQLLKKLKAQYQLKTVVVSNEGRELNRYRIETFQLTGFIDFFVSSSFVHLRKPDVDIFKVALDMAQVPLEQILYIDDRPLFVQVAQGLGIKGIIHRNYGQTKQELAAYGLVV from the coding sequence ATGTCTCAAAAAATTACAGCCATCTTTACAGATATCGGAGGTGTGTTATTAACCAATGGCTGGGACCGTAAGGCCCGCGCTGAGGCCGTTGAAAAATTTAAGCTGAACGCAGCTGAGCTGGAAGACAGGCACCATCTGACCTTTGATACTTATGAGTCCGGCAAATTATTGCTGGATGAGTACCTGGACCGTATTGTATTTTACGAACCAAGAAGCTTTTCCAAAGAAACATTTAAGCAGTTCATGTACAACTATTCCCAGCCTTATGAGGATATGATCCAACTGTTGAAAAAGCTTAAAGCGCAATACCAATTAAAGACCGTTGTGGTAAGCAATGAGGGGCGGGAGCTGAACCGGTACCGGATCGAGACCTTTCAGCTCACCGGCTTTATCGATTTTTTTGTATCCTCCAGCTTTGTTCATCTAAGGAAACCGGATGTGGATATTTTTAAAGTAGCCCTGGATATGGCACAGGTACCCCTTGAGCAGATACTTTATATTGACGACCGGCCATTATTTGTACAGGTAGCACAGGGGCTGGGGATCAAAGGCATCATTCACCGGAATTACGGGCAAACCAAACAGGAATTAGCGGCATACGGACTGGTTGTATAA
- a CDS encoding LacI family DNA-binding transcriptional regulator encodes MKHLSIKDIARIAGVAPSTVSFVVNGKHEQMRLSEDMVKHVQAVIQKTGYVPNRAAASLRTGRTQVIGLIVEDIANAFFASLAKSVEFAAARAGYRVVYGSTENDDKKGNDLLQVLAKQVDGFLIVPSTGMKSGILKLKKNRKPLVLLDRYFPDENIPFVLVDNYGGITRATQYLLDKGKKNIAFVNVALDQIQMHEREKAFTDTLQKQKLFRKRLLLTLPYYQDKDKYIKDIARFFEKYPQIDAVVFSTNYLGMFGIKALKDLNRSIPQQVAVLSFDDTDLFRFSSPAISVVSQPVQEIADCAMQLLLAQMDSRQKIKQKTGVFVAPELIIRNSA; translated from the coding sequence GTGAAGCATTTATCCATAAAAGATATTGCCAGGATTGCAGGGGTAGCTCCTTCTACTGTTTCTTTTGTTGTTAACGGGAAGCATGAGCAAATGCGTTTGAGCGAAGACATGGTAAAGCATGTGCAGGCCGTTATACAGAAGACGGGCTACGTGCCTAACCGTGCAGCTGCAAGCCTGCGTACCGGCCGCACGCAGGTGATCGGATTGATTGTGGAGGATATTGCAAATGCATTTTTTGCATCACTTGCCAAATCAGTAGAGTTTGCAGCGGCCAGGGCCGGATACCGGGTGGTCTATGGAAGCACAGAGAACGACGATAAAAAAGGGAATGACCTGCTGCAGGTGCTTGCCAAACAGGTAGATGGTTTTTTGATTGTTCCCTCAACCGGCATGAAAAGCGGGATACTGAAACTGAAAAAGAACAGGAAGCCTTTAGTATTGCTGGACAGGTATTTTCCTGATGAAAATATTCCTTTTGTGCTGGTAGACAATTATGGCGGTATCACCAGGGCTACGCAATATTTATTAGATAAAGGCAAAAAGAATATTGCATTTGTTAATGTAGCATTGGATCAGATACAGATGCATGAACGGGAAAAAGCTTTTACAGACACTCTTCAGAAACAAAAGCTTTTCCGGAAGCGATTGCTGCTAACACTTCCCTATTACCAGGATAAAGACAAGTATATAAAAGATATAGCCCGGTTTTTTGAAAAATACCCGCAAATAGATGCTGTGGTCTTTTCTACCAACTACCTCGGAATGTTTGGTATTAAAGCACTTAAAGACCTGAACAGATCCATCCCTCAGCAGGTAGCTGTTCTGAGTTTTGACGACACTGATCTTTTCCGCTTTTCTTCCCCAGCTATTTCTGTAGTTAGTCAGCCGGTGCAGGAAATTGCAGATTGTGCCATGCAATTGCTTTTGGCTCAAATGGATAGTCGTCAGAAAATCAAACAGAAAACCGGGGTTTTTGTTGCCCCTGAGCTTATTATCAGAAATTCTGCGTAA
- a CDS encoding nucleoside permease: MTIINFLQFFIWGAYLTSIGGYMYATLHFKGEEIGAIFLTLGIASVFMPPILGIISDRWVNAERLLGITHIIGAAALYYASTIDTPSRMFWAMLLVCATYMPTISLNNTVSYHILKNNGLEPQKYFPPIRVWGTIGFIAAMWLTDLFHWTLTATQLVFAAVSALVTGLYCFTLPPCKPDNKGAQTLAQAFGIEALKLFKIPKMAIFFIFSLFLGAALQITNQWGVPFIDHFKFDPAFANTAGVKYPNILISISQISETVFIVTIPFFLRKYGIKTVMLMSMFAWFLRFGLFGIGDPGGGLFFLILSMIVYGMAFDFFNISGSLFIEREAPAMIRGSAQGLFMMMTNGIGAMIGSFGSGWLIQHYTEDNGTNWKAVWFIFAAYAFIIGIIFMLVFRYRHTPDSIQQPAVH; encoded by the coding sequence TTGACGATAATTAATTTTTTGCAGTTTTTTATCTGGGGAGCTTATTTAACTTCTATAGGAGGGTATATGTATGCAACGCTTCATTTCAAGGGTGAGGAAATAGGTGCCATTTTTTTAACACTGGGAATCGCTTCTGTATTTATGCCGCCGATCCTCGGAATTATCAGCGATCGCTGGGTGAATGCTGAACGACTGCTGGGTATAACGCATATTATTGGTGCTGCTGCTTTATATTATGCTTCTACTATAGATACGCCCTCCAGGATGTTTTGGGCTATGCTGCTGGTATGTGCCACCTATATGCCTACGATATCTTTAAATAATACAGTTTCTTACCATATTTTAAAGAATAACGGATTGGAGCCGCAAAAATACTTTCCTCCCATACGGGTATGGGGTACAATAGGTTTTATCGCTGCTATGTGGCTCACGGATTTGTTCCATTGGACGCTTACTGCTACGCAGCTTGTTTTTGCAGCCGTAAGCGCACTGGTTACCGGGCTTTATTGTTTTACCTTACCTCCTTGCAAACCGGATAATAAGGGCGCGCAAACCCTTGCACAGGCTTTTGGAATCGAAGCTTTAAAATTGTTTAAGATTCCCAAAATGGCCATCTTTTTTATATTTTCACTGTTTCTGGGCGCTGCGTTACAGATTACAAACCAATGGGGAGTGCCGTTTATTGATCATTTTAAGTTTGATCCGGCCTTTGCCAATACCGCAGGTGTTAAATATCCTAATATTCTTATATCAATATCTCAGATCTCCGAAACGGTTTTTATTGTTACCATACCCTTTTTTCTCCGGAAATACGGGATTAAAACTGTTATGCTGATGAGCATGTTTGCGTGGTTTTTACGTTTTGGATTATTCGGGATTGGTGATCCCGGAGGTGGTTTGTTTTTTTTAATACTCTCTATGATTGTATACGGTATGGCTTTTGACTTTTTCAATATATCAGGTTCGCTCTTTATTGAAAGGGAAGCGCCTGCCATGATCCGTGGTAGCGCGCAAGGGCTGTTTATGATGATGACAAATGGCATCGGCGCTATGATCGGAAGTTTTGGCAGCGGGTGGCTCATACAGCATTATACAGAAGATAATGGTACTAACTGGAAGGCTGTATGGTTTATTTTTGCGGCCTACGCTTTCATTATTGGTATTATATTTATGCTGGTATTCAGGTACAGGCATACTCCGGATAGTATACAGCAACCAGCGGTTCATTAA